Proteins from one Peromyscus eremicus chromosome 8a, PerEre_H2_v1, whole genome shotgun sequence genomic window:
- the LOC131916095 gene encoding polyunsaturated fatty acid (12S)/(13S)-lipoxygenase, epidermal-type, which produces MGKYTIRVATGDSLLAGSSNLVQLWLVGEHGEADLGKQLRPLRRGNTELKIDVPVHLGRLLLVKMRKHKGLLDSDWFCKWVTVQGPGTHGEVYFPCYSWVQSNETICLAEGTALKVNDDTQRLFRKYREQEMEDRRKVYRWGSWKEGLILPIAGSTQWDLPRNQRFMEDKDLDFSLSLVKVLKEFAIKGTLDFVSRVRNLEDYKRIFPCEKTALAGRVRESWKEDALFGYQFLNGANPMLLRRSKSLPGRLVLPPEMKDLQTQLEKALQAGSLFEADFSLLDGVKPNIIIFKQQYVAAPLVMLKLEPDGNLLPMLIQLQPPRHGCSPPLLFLPSDPPMAWLLAKIWVRSSDFQLHQLQSHLLRGHLMAEVISVATMRSLPSLHPIYKLLVPHFRYTMEINILARNNLVSECGIFDLVVSTGSGGHVDILQRATACLTYRSFCPPDDLADRGLLDVKSSLYAQDALRLWEIISRYVKRMVELFYKSDTDVKDDPELQVWCREITEIGLLGGQERGFPLSLESRAQLCRFVTMCIFTCTAQHASTHLGQLDWYAWIPNGPCTMRKPPPTSKDVTERDIVDALPTLHQARMQMTFTKFLGRRQPVMVALGHHKEEYFSGPEPRAVLKQFQEELAVMDKEIEVRNAGLDLPYEYLRPSMVENSVTI; this is translated from the exons ATGGGCAAGTACACGATCCGGGTGGCCACTGGAGACTCGCTTCTGGCGGGCTCCAGCAACCTGGTGCAGCTGTGGCTGGTGGGGGAGCACGGGGAAGCGGACCTCGGCAAACAGCTGCGACCACTGCGGAGAGGG AACACAGAGTTGAAGATCGACGTCCCCGTGCATCTAGGGCGTCTCCTGCTGGTAAAGATGCGCAAACACAAAGGCCTATTGGATTCTGACTGGTTCTGCAAGTGGGTCACTGTGCAGGGCCCTGGGACCCATGGAGAGGTCTATTTCCCCTGCTACAGTTGGGTGCAGAGCAACGAGACTATCTGCCTAGCCGAGGGCACTG CCCTGAAGGTAAACGACGACACTCAGAGACTGTTTAGGAAGTATCGAGAGCAAGAGATGGAGGACCGAAGGAAGGTGTACCG GTGGGGCTCCTGGAAGGAGGGCTTAATCCTGCCTATAGCAGGGAGTACACAGTGGGACCTCCCCAGGAACCAGAGATTCATGGAGGATAAGGATTTAgatttttccctctctctggtCAAAGT GCTGAAGGAATTTGCCATTAAGGGGACTCTAGATTTTGTAAGTCGTGTACGAAACCTGGAAGATTACAAAAGAATATTCCCATGTGAAAAGACTGCTCTGGCTG GGCGGGTTCGTGAGTCCTGGAAGGAGGATGCCCTCTTTGGGTACCAGTTCCTCAATGGTGCGAACCCGATGCTCCTGAGGCGTTCTAAGAGCCTTCCAGGCCGGCTGGTCCTGCCTCCGGAGATGAAGGATTTACAGACCCAGCTGGAGAAGGCGCTCCAG GCTGGCTCTCTGTTTGAAGCTGACTTCTCCCTGCTGGATGGAGTCAAGCCCAACATCATCATTTTTAAGCAGCAGTATGTGGCAGCCCCTTTGGTGATGCTGAAACTGGAGCCTGATGGAAACCTCCTACCCATGCTCATTCAG CTCCAGCCTCCCCGACATGGGTGCTCCCCACCTCTGCTCTTCCTGCCCTCAGATCCTCCCatggcctggctcctggccaagaTCTGGGTTCGAAGCTCTGATTTCCAGCTGCACCAGTTACAGTCCCATCTGCTAAGGGGGCATCTAATGGCTGAGGTTATCTCTGTGGCCACAATGAGGAGCTTACCCAGCCTGCATCCCATATACAAG CTCCTCGTCCCCCACTTCCGCTACACCATGGAGATCAACATCCTGGCACGGAACAATCTTGTCTCTGAATGCGGAATTTTTGATCTG GTGGTGAGTACAGGGAGTGGAGGCCATGTGGACATTCTCCAGAGGGCCACGGCTTGTTTGACTTACCGCTCCTTTTGCCCTCCGGATGACTTGGCTGACCGTGGGCTCTTGGATGTGAAATCTTCTCTGTATGCCCAGGATGCCCTCAGGCTATGGGAAATCATCAGCCG GTATGTGAAAAGGATGGTTGAGCTTTTCTACAAGAGCGACACAGATGTGAAGGACGATCCAGAGCTGCAGGTGTGGTGCAGAGAGATCACTGAGATTGGACTGCTGGGCGGCCAGGAGCGGGG GTTCCCCCTGTCCCTGGAGTCCCGGGCTCAGCTGTGCCGGTTCGTTACCATGTGCATTTTCACGTGCACTGCTCAGCATGCTTCCACCCATCTGGGTCAG CTGGACTGGTATGCCTGGATCCCAAATGGCCCATGCACCATGCGGAAGCCCCCACCGACCTCCAAGGACGTGACAGAGAGGGACATAGTGGATGCACTGCCCACTCTCCACCAGGCACGGATGCAGATGACATTCACCAAGTTCCTTGGCAGACGCCAGCCTGTCATG GTGGCCCTGGGGCATCATAAAGAGGAATATTTCTCAGGCCCTGAGCCCCGGGCTGTGCTGAAACAATTCCAGGAGGAGCTGGCTGTCATGGACAAGGAGATCGAGGTCCGGAATGCAGGCCTGGACCTGCCCTATGAGTACCTCCGGCCCAGCATGGTGGAAAACAGTGTGACTATCTGA